Proteins encoded together in one Campylobacter concisus window:
- a CDS encoding adenylosuccinate lyase: MNITQTLESLSILTDSDALFCELRALISKNFTKTLANKDKIISFYEESEIPQRKCFLKFIKKLYEKQGNELDVTFAKYKTIKLSLVQRNALTNIYNIDIDFLNDEMIFTLNNTPRAFASYILQNFKGNESKFDEKNHKFSLKIKKDSDFDLIEEIISRREHLKFIVNFNYNEVKFKEFKRNYKVQNSAKFKSRFSALANLLEENFEILGCSNSDSFETVRDSYLALAKIYHPDRHSSKSESIKNEYNAKFKKIQAAYEGLKPFFKNQENFIKVG; this comes from the coding sequence ATGAATATAACCCAAACTTTAGAATCTTTAAGCATTTTAACCGATAGTGACGCTCTTTTTTGCGAGCTTCGCGCACTGATAAGTAAAAATTTCACAAAAACACTAGCAAACAAAGACAAGATCATCTCTTTTTATGAAGAGAGCGAGATCCCACAGCGAAAATGCTTTTTAAAATTTATAAAAAAACTCTATGAAAAACAGGGCAATGAGCTTGACGTGACCTTTGCAAAATACAAAACCATAAAACTATCTTTAGTGCAAAGAAACGCTCTGACAAACATCTACAACATCGACATCGACTTTCTTAACGACGAGATGATCTTTACGCTAAATAACACTCCAAGAGCTTTTGCTAGCTACATTTTGCAAAATTTTAAAGGCAATGAGTCTAAATTTGACGAGAAAAATCATAAATTTAGCCTAAAGATAAAAAAAGATAGCGACTTTGACTTGATAGAAGAGATCATTTCAAGACGCGAACATCTAAAATTTATAGTAAATTTTAACTACAATGAAGTCAAATTTAAAGAGTTCAAAAGAAACTACAAGGTTCAAAACTCAGCCAAATTTAAAAGTCGTTTCAGCGCTTTGGCAAATTTACTAGAAGAAAATTTTGAAATTTTAGGCTGCTCAAATAGCGACAGCTTCGAAACTGTAAGAGATAGCTACCTAGCCCTTGCTAAAATTTACCACCCAGATAGGCACTCAAGCAAGAGCGAAAGCATCAAAAACGAATACAACGCTAAATTTAAAAAAATCCAAGCAGCCTACGAGGGGCTAAAACCATTCTTTAAAAATCAAGAGAATTTTATAAAGGTGGGATAA
- the truA gene encoding tRNA pseudouridine(38-40) synthase TruA, with translation MKIQLIYSYDGSKFQGSQTQPHENGVEDELARALAHVGIFERVISSSRTDKSVHANNQSSSVVCGDHFKDLNRLQDLINHHAHPSIHIKRINLVDDSFQARYDAVARSYRYVIDHGKFDVFSSNYKVFLPKFDIKKANKILRNFIGEHDFSAYMKTGSDTKSPVREIYKAFCYAYKEQTIIVFKANGFLRGQVRLMVANLLKALKQKDGSELIKASLNGRPAITRIPAPAEGLYLNRVFYKFN, from the coding sequence ATGAAAATTCAGCTAATCTACAGCTACGATGGCTCGAAATTTCAAGGCTCGCAGACCCAGCCGCATGAAAACGGCGTAGAAGATGAGCTTGCGCGTGCCCTAGCTCACGTTGGCATTTTTGAAAGAGTGATCTCTAGCTCGCGCACCGATAAAAGCGTGCATGCAAACAACCAAAGCTCAAGCGTCGTTTGCGGCGATCACTTTAAAGATTTAAATCGCCTACAAGATCTTATAAACCACCACGCACACCCGAGCATTCACATAAAACGTATAAATTTGGTAGATGATAGCTTTCAAGCGAGATATGACGCGGTCGCAAGGTCGTATAGATATGTGATAGATCACGGTAAATTTGATGTTTTTAGCTCAAACTACAAGGTATTTTTGCCCAAATTTGATATCAAAAAAGCAAATAAAATTTTGCGAAATTTTATAGGCGAGCATGATTTTAGCGCATATATGAAAACCGGAAGCGACACAAAAAGCCCAGTGCGAGAAATTTACAAAGCGTTTTGCTACGCATACAAAGAGCAAACTATCATTGTTTTTAAAGCAAATGGTTTTTTACGTGGCCAGGTGCGGCTAATGGTTGCAAATTTATTAAAGGCGCTAAAGCAAAAAGACGGCAGCGAGCTCATCAAAGCTTCGCTAAATGGACGTCCTGCCATAACTCGCATACCAGCACCTGCTGAAGGGCTATATCTAAATAGAGTTTTTTATAAATTTAACTAA
- a CDS encoding LptF/LptG family permease has protein sequence MSRVNKYLLFNFLGTFASLFSTLFLIMSIAFFIQIARITSYIEISFGELFKLYSFMLPRVLLFVVPIAFFVSLAMTLFRLSKENESIVIFTLGGSPNKIARFFLAFSALLSAALLIVAIVMIPIAAQLNANFIDYKKTVAKLNLKPTQFGQKFSDWMVYVGSESEDKNGTTYKDIVMFNPFVKDSQRLITAKNAKIINMGQSVELSLNEGKMYDIRDEIYHQSNFKSMKIRTAQSEEISDVGSIKEYWMDAASSDKRRKDLSTYVLVALFPLASTLFAISLGIVTYRYEKGMVYVGTFGVLFGYFTLIMLFSSKPALAIPLIFFVFLLAGVLLYRAKITRRY, from the coding sequence ATGAGTAGAGTAAATAAATATCTTTTGTTTAACTTTTTAGGCACGTTCGCATCGCTATTTAGTACGCTTTTTTTGATCATGTCGATCGCCTTTTTCATCCAGATCGCGCGTATCACCTCATACATCGAGATCAGCTTTGGCGAGCTCTTTAAACTCTACTCATTTATGCTCCCACGCGTGCTGCTCTTTGTCGTGCCTATCGCGTTTTTCGTCTCACTTGCGATGACGCTCTTTAGGCTCTCAAAAGAGAATGAAAGCATCGTTATATTCACACTTGGTGGCTCGCCAAATAAGATCGCAAGATTTTTCTTAGCTTTTTCAGCCCTTTTAAGCGCTGCCTTGCTGATAGTTGCTATCGTCATGATACCAATAGCCGCCCAGCTAAATGCAAATTTCATCGACTATAAAAAGACGGTTGCTAAGCTAAATTTAAAGCCAACCCAGTTTGGACAAAAATTCTCCGACTGGATGGTCTATGTGGGCAGCGAAAGTGAAGACAAAAATGGCACGACCTACAAAGATATCGTGATGTTTAACCCCTTTGTCAAAGACTCACAGCGCCTAATAACCGCCAAAAACGCAAAGATCATAAACATGGGTCAAAGCGTAGAGCTATCTTTAAACGAGGGCAAAATGTATGATATCAGAGATGAAATTTATCATCAAAGCAACTTCAAATCAATGAAGATAAGAACCGCACAAAGCGAGGAGATAAGCGACGTTGGAAGCATCAAAGAGTACTGGATGGATGCAGCTAGCAGCGATAAACGCCGAAAAGACCTTAGCACCTACGTCCTAGTGGCCCTCTTCCCGCTTGCTAGCACGCTCTTTGCGATCAGCCTTGGCATCGTCACGTATAGATATGAAAAGGGCATGGTCTATGTGGGCACTTTTGGCGTTTTATTTGGATATTTTACGCTCATAATGCTCTTTTCATCAAAGCCAGCGCTTGCGATACCACTCATATTTTTCGTATTTTTACTAGCTGGCGTCTTGCTTTATAGAGCCAAGATCACACGAAGATACTGA
- a CDS encoding prepilin peptidase: protein MDILVIFFAVFAFVFGICVGSFSNVLIYRLPRNESINFPASHCPKCSHKLNFYHNIPLFSWLFLGGKCAFCKQKISLVYPLVELASGLLFLICFFKECGEILSVETLLYALFLGLCFIMLLALSVIDIRYKAVPDALLFTALFFAFAYALLLFIFKGNFAQILNLILFGFIFWVLRFVVSYAMKREAMGSADIFIAAIIGAILPAKLALVAIYLAALLTLPVYALVRKKGYELAFVPFLSLGLLITYAFDGQILEILRFIYE, encoded by the coding sequence ATGGATATTTTGGTCATCTTTTTTGCCGTTTTTGCTTTTGTTTTTGGCATCTGCGTGGGGTCATTTTCAAATGTGCTGATATACCGCTTGCCACGAAATGAAAGTATAAATTTCCCAGCCTCACACTGTCCAAAATGCTCTCACAAGCTAAATTTTTATCACAATATCCCACTTTTTTCATGGCTATTTTTAGGCGGCAAATGCGCCTTTTGCAAGCAAAAGATAAGCCTTGTCTATCCGCTAGTTGAGTTAGCTTCTGGATTGCTTTTCCTGATCTGTTTTTTTAAAGAGTGCGGCGAAATTTTAAGCGTAGAAACTCTGCTTTATGCGCTATTTTTAGGGCTTTGCTTTATCATGCTACTAGCCCTTAGCGTCATAGACATAAGGTATAAAGCCGTGCCAGATGCGCTTCTTTTTACAGCGCTATTTTTTGCATTTGCCTATGCCCTGCTACTTTTTATCTTTAAAGGAAATTTTGCTCAAATTTTAAATTTAATCCTCTTTGGATTTATCTTTTGGGTGCTGAGATTTGTCGTGAGCTATGCGATGAAGCGCGAAGCCATGGGCAGTGCCGACATATTTATCGCAGCGATCATTGGAGCCATTTTGCCAGCCAAGCTAGCCCTTGTGGCGATCTATCTGGCGGCACTTCTTACGCTCCCAGTCTATGCGCTCGTTCGCAAAAAGGGCTACGAGCTAGCCTTTGTGCCATTTTTAAGCCTAGGACTGCTTATAACCTACGCTTTTGATGGGCAAATTTTAGAAATTTTAAGGTTCATTTATGAGTAG
- the uppS gene encoding polyprenyl diphosphate synthase — MNKLNHLAIIMDGNGRWAKKRGFLRTNGHEAGANVVSDMCEFCIDNGVKILSLYAFSTENWKRPQKEVDFLMNLLKKFLLLKRDDFIKNGIKFNTIGDISPFSDELKNEIEITKNATRENTNLLLNLAINYGSKDEIIRAVRKLNLKGCEIDEASLNAALDESEPVDLLIRTGGESRLSNFMLWQASYAELFFTPTLWPDFGKDELASIVAKFKDIERRFGGV; from the coding sequence TTGAACAAACTTAACCACCTCGCTATCATCATGGACGGCAATGGACGCTGGGCGAAAAAGCGTGGATTTTTGCGGACAAATGGGCACGAGGCTGGAGCAAATGTGGTGAGCGATATGTGCGAATTTTGCATCGATAATGGGGTGAAAATTTTAAGCCTTTACGCATTTAGCACCGAAAACTGGAAAAGACCGCAAAAAGAGGTTGATTTTTTGATGAATTTGCTTAAAAAATTTCTTCTTTTAAAGCGTGATGATTTTATAAAAAATGGGATCAAATTTAACACGATCGGCGATATCTCGCCATTTAGTGACGAGCTAAAAAATGAGATAGAGATCACCAAAAACGCGACAAGGGAAAATACAAATTTACTTTTAAATTTAGCTATAAACTACGGCTCAAAAGATGAGATCATAAGAGCTGTGCGAAAACTAAATTTAAAAGGCTGCGAGATAGATGAAGCGAGCCTAAATGCGGCACTTGATGAGAGTGAGCCAGTGGATCTTCTCATTAGAACTGGGGGCGAAAGCAGGCTTTCAAATTTCATGCTCTGGCAGGCAAGCTATGCGGAGCTATTTTTCACGCCGACACTTTGGCCTGACTTTGGCAAGGATGAGCTTGCAAGCATCGTTGCTAAATTTAAAGATATAGAGCGAAGATTTGGCGGGGTTTAG
- the coaBC gene encoding bifunctional phosphopantothenoylcysteine decarboxylase/phosphopantothenate--cysteine ligase CoaBC, giving the protein MLKNKKILLAVCGSIAFYKAYEILSLLKKQGADVYVALSEGVLEFCSVSGFEALSEHKILSSQTQNWQDGVNHIAYSKMDLVLIAPASVNTINKLTAGICDNVFMQTLIAASHVPLVVAPAANNNMIEHFATQNSLEILKKNGALVVEPVLKTLACGDVGKGALANPEVIVEAAIKRLSKPLFAGKKVVITGGATTEKIDDVRAITNFSSGKMARALARAFYCAGAEVKLLASFETSSEPFECLKFSSSSELLELCKSECEEANLLVMCAAVSDFVPTKIDGKIKKEDVKESLNLSLKRNVDILQSLKEFKCKKIGFKLEISSESALKSARSMLEKKALDAVCLNILGEKNGFASEQNEVNFITSGGETLLPLASKDEIAGRIVELAANL; this is encoded by the coding sequence ATGTTAAAAAATAAGAAAATTTTACTTGCTGTTTGCGGTAGTATCGCCTTTTATAAAGCTTACGAAATTTTATCACTACTTAAAAAGCAAGGCGCTGATGTTTATGTGGCATTGAGTGAGGGAGTGCTTGAATTTTGCAGTGTAAGCGGCTTTGAAGCGCTAAGCGAGCATAAAATTTTAAGCTCACAAACGCAAAACTGGCAAGATGGTGTAAATCACATAGCCTACTCCAAAATGGATCTAGTCTTAATAGCGCCAGCCTCAGTAAATACGATAAATAAGCTAACAGCTGGCATCTGTGACAATGTCTTCATGCAAACGCTAATCGCCGCCTCACACGTGCCTTTGGTCGTTGCCCCAGCTGCAAATAACAATATGATCGAGCATTTTGCGACGCAAAATTCGCTTGAAATTTTAAAGAAAAACGGCGCTTTAGTGGTTGAGCCAGTGCTTAAAACTCTAGCTTGTGGTGACGTTGGCAAGGGTGCTTTAGCAAACCCTGAGGTGATAGTAGAGGCTGCCATAAAAAGGCTTAGCAAGCCACTTTTTGCAGGCAAAAAAGTGGTGATCACAGGCGGCGCGACAACCGAAAAGATAGATGATGTAAGAGCCATTACAAATTTCTCAAGCGGCAAGATGGCAAGAGCCTTGGCTAGAGCCTTTTACTGCGCAGGTGCGGAGGTAAAACTGCTTGCTAGCTTTGAAACTAGTAGCGAACCATTTGAGTGTCTTAAATTTAGCTCAAGTAGCGAGCTTTTAGAGCTTTGCAAGAGCGAGTGCGAGGAGGCAAATTTACTTGTAATGTGCGCTGCGGTGAGCGATTTTGTACCGACAAAGATAGATGGCAAGATAAAAAAAGAGGACGTTAAAGAGAGCTTAAATTTAAGCCTAAAGAGAAATGTCGATATTTTGCAAAGCTTAAAAGAGTTTAAATGTAAAAAGATCGGCTTTAAGCTTGAAATTTCAAGCGAGAGCGCTCTAAAAAGCGCTAGATCGATGTTAGAAAAAAAAGCGCTTGACGCAGTTTGTCTAAATATCTTGGGCGAAAAAAATGGCTTTGCAAGTGAGCAAAACGAGGTAAATTTCATTACAAGTGGCGGTGAAACCCTGCTGCCGCTTGCCTCAAAAGATGAGATCGCAGGGCGCATCGTGGAGCTAGCAGCAAATTTATGA